One segment of Podospora pseudopauciseta strain CBS 411.78 chromosome 5 map unlocalized CBS411.78m_5.2, whole genome shotgun sequence DNA contains the following:
- a CDS encoding uncharacterized protein (EggNog:ENOG503P7RQ) has translation MKYLTLLLAAVGLASTTAIPVIEERDVQTVSIKFKGGPAEYSLTLPADGSEVFTNNVLSISIIESSYYISGFCTFYTDGEKALQQGISSGGLNQLFVGPPQPIKSVRCQGFCLPVYGDCYRNGQYVGPCCNGFCAANKCRPWVNPYTGN, from the exons ATGAAGTATCtcacccttctcctcgccgccgtcgGGCTGGCCTCTACTACCGCAATCCCCGTCATCGAGGAACGCGACGTTCAGACTGTTTCTATCAAGTTCAAGGGTGGTCCGGCGGAGTATTCCTTGACCTTGCCTGCTGATGGTTCGGAGGTTTTCACCA ACAAcgtcctctccatctccatcatcgAATCGTCTTACTACATCTCTGGCTTCTGCACTTTCTACACCGACGGCGAGAAGGCCCTGCAGCAGGGTATCTCCTCTGGAGGCCTGAACCAGCTGTTTGTCGGCCCGCCGCAGCCGATCAAGAGTGTGAGGTGCCAGGGCTTCTGCTTGCCTGTGTATGGAGACTGCTATCGCAATGGGCAGTATGTGGGACCTTGCTGCAATGGATTCTGTGCTGCGAATAAGTGCAGACCCTGGGTCAACCCTTATACTGGGAATTAG
- a CDS encoding uncharacterized protein (EggNog:ENOG503NWV7; COG:Q): MGSRILVFGPWNGWLGCLGPSLHGRKSNLILDIILPCRRAARQKRSSSGRSPMLETWRSTLEVAGCGRLEDERMSSWLSVSVSPLVWDRVASSLTSLLTGQNNTVNSLPQFCPPFAECQMARLGYHACAIDGTNIGMGPFEPIICQAGNYCPPGGKTTFSCPAGHYCQPGAATPTPCAVGSLCPEGSSYERYFIPLGVLIALDIFIIIGIIILRFRSRLSSSAQVHHSSLSKKPESTVVGLARAVTRRKYKRISEEGERSDDMDHEMRAVGSHPPLGRGDVWAGFQEALTMPVRSYRNPEGIMSPQGEDLEKSLPPQIRAFIDSMRKATDASDIGLSFGYSQLAFQPKGTSRPILQDITGSIRSGTLTAVMGGSGAGKSTFVNVLMGKIEYTHGKVEVNGVPGKLARYKKLIGYVPQDDIVLPDLTVRENIMHSARIRLPRTWTSQEIENHVTAVIDCLELSHVRDSLVGSVGKPVISGGQRKRVSIGMELAAAPMAIFLDEPTSGLDATSASSIMRTLKAIARLGISVIAIIHQPRMEIFEMLDDLILLANGQQLYEGPESGVQPFFEKFGYIFPKHANYGDVVTDIITGNGRAYKTSGDISKDALIANWVACRKEIQSPVVPTMEVSRPGSPESGSSTAGDDDNERRNTRVSVVRPVSPFTVNLATAKSKLRQSSASVLAVGNFNASKAPLGRLLKKRGASRLKQFTLCLSRAFLQQYRNLSVFWFEVGLAALAGFLLGLAENAKNGVLFMGLYHRPYEILSTASDFKSAPEMALLTAIAIGLVSAAPGVRVFSEEMLLHRREAEAGHSRLAYFMAKSVSVLPRMTMACMHFTVPLWLLSTPIMGWGLGFAANLWYFYCIFGLASVISMVVKREDAPLFATMIALIVGILSGAAPPLSSVRNWLDTITTARVSEILHSAIAVKTKDGHLISIIYSVTEV; the protein is encoded by the exons ATGGGATCACGAATCCTCGTCTTTGGTCCCTGGAACGGATGGCTTGGGTGTTTGGGACCAAGCCTGCACGGGAGAAAATCGAACCTCATTCTCGACATCATACTACCGTGCCGTAGAGCAGCGAGACAGAAACGAAGCTCCAGTGGACGCAGCCCCATGTTGGAGACCTGGCGCAGTACCCTTGAGGTTGCAGGATGTGGACGACTGGAAGACGAGAGGATGTCTTCCTGGCTTTCAGTGTCCGTTTCTCCGCTGGTATGGGATCGAGTTGCTAGCTCGCTAACTTCACTTCTAACAGGCCAAAACAATACAGTCAACTCATTGCCGCAGTTCTGTCCCCCATTTGCCGAATGCCAGATGGCTCGATTGGGTTACCACGCATGCGCTATCGATGGGACGAACATTGGGATGGGGCCGTTCGAGCCGATCATCTGTCAAGCTGGGAATTACTGCCCTCCAGGTGGCAAGACTACCTTTAGCTGCCCAGCCGGCCACTATTGCCAGCCTGGAGCAGCGACACCCACCCCCTGTGCTGTTGGCAGTCTTTGCCCTGAGGGCTCCTCGTACGAACGGTACTTCATCCCTCTGGGGGTCTTGATTGCTCTCGACATTTTTATTATCATTGGAATCATCATCCTCCGGTTCCGCAGTCGTCTTTCATCGAGCGCCCAGGTTCATCACAGCAGCTTGTCGAAGAAGCCGGAGTCGACAGTCGTTGGGTTAGCGAGGGCAGTAACCCGGCGCAAGTACAAAAGGATATCAGAGGAGGGTGAGAGGTCAGATGATATGGACCATGAGATGCGAGCTGTGGGCAGTCATCCACCGCTTGGTAGGGGAGATGTTTGGGCTGGCTTTCAAGAAGCCTTGACCATGCCTGTCCGGTCGTATCGAAATCCGGAGGGAATTATGAGCCCACAAGGAGAAGACCTGGAGAAGAGCCTTCCGCCCCAGATTAGGGCCTTCATCGACTCGATGCGCAAGGCAACTGATGCTTCTGATATTGGTCTATCATTCGGTTATTCTCAGCTTGCGTTTCAGCCAAAAGGAACCAGTCGCCCAATTCTGCAGGATATCACTGGCTCCATCCGAAGCGGTACACTCACTGCGGTCATGGGTGGTTCTGGAGCAGGGAAATCAACATTTGTCAATGTCTTGATGGGCAAGATTGAGTACACTCACGGCAAGGTGGAGGTCAACGGAGTACCTGGGAAGCTGGCGCGGTACAAGAAGCTGATCGGCTATGTCCCCCAAGACGACATCGTTCTTCCCGACCTGACAGTGCGGGAGAACATTATGCACTCTGCACGGATACGCCTTCCTCGCACTTGGACTTCACAAGAAATTGAGAACCATGTTACCGCGGTCATCGACTGCCTCGAGCTCTCCCATGTCCGGGACTCTCTGGTTGGCAGTGTTGGAAAGCCTGTCATCAGCGGTGGTCAGCGGAAGCGTGTCAGCATTGGTATGGAACTTGCCGCAGCACCAATGGCGATATTTCTGGATGAGCCAACATCTGGTCTTGACGCCACGTCAGCAAGCTCCATAATGCGCACCCTCAAGGCTATTGCGAGACTTGGCATTTCTGTGATTGCCATCATCCATCAGCCAAGAATGGAGATCTTTGAAATGTTGGACGACTTGATTTTACTCGCCAATGGCCAGCAGCTCTACGAAGGGCCAGAGTCGGGTGTTCAGCCGTTCTTTGAGAAGTTTGGTTACATCTTTCCGAAACATGCCAACTATGGTGATGTGGTGACGGATATCATCACTGGGAATGGAAGGGCGTACAAGACGTCTGGGGATATCTCAAAGGATGCTTTGATTGCTAATTGGGTTGCGTGCCGGAAGGAGATTCAGAGTCCGGTGGTGCCCACGATGGAAGTGTCGCGGCCTGGTAGCCCTGAGAGTGGTTCGTCGACTGCGGGAGACGACGACAATGAGCGGAGGAATACTCGTGTCTCGGTGGTAAGACCTGTGTCACCTTTTACTGTCAACTTGGCCACTGCAAAGTCAAAGCTCCGTCAAAGCAGTGCTTCAGTTCTGGCTGTCGGGAATTTCAACGCAAGCAAGGCACCCCTTGGCCGACTCCTCAAGAAACGCGGAGCCTCACGGCTCAAGCAGTTCACCCTATGTCTATCCCGCGCGTTTCTTCAGCAATACCGCAACCTGTCCGTTTTTTGGTTTGAAGTTGGGCTTGCCGCCCTTGCTGGGTTTCTGTTGGGTCTGGCAGAGAATGCGAAGAATGGTGTGTTGTTCATGGGACTTTACCACCGGCCCTATGAGATTCTTTCGACTGCGTCAGACTTCAAGTCAGCCCCCGAGATGGCGTTGTTGACAGCCATTGCTATAGGTCTTGTCTCAGCCGCTCCGGGGGTGCGGGTGTTTTCCGAGGAGATGCTGTTGCACAGGAgagaggcggaggcggggCACTCGAGGCTGGCGTATTTCATGGCGAAGAGTGTTTCTGTTTTGCCGAGAATGACGATGGCGTGCATGCACTTTACAGTGccgttgtggttgttgagcaCGCCTATCatgggatggggattggGCTTTGCCGCGAATTTGTGGTATTTCTATTGCATTTTTGGACTGGCGAGTGTGATTAGTATGGTGGTCAAGAGGGAGGATGCACCGCTGTTTGCAACGATGATTGCGTTGATTGTGGGCATTTTGAGCGGAGCAGCGCCGCCGTTGAGCAGTGTGCGAAACTG GCTAGATACTATCACAACAGCTCGAGTCTCGGAAATCCTGCATTCGGCTATCGCGGTAAAAACAAAGGATGGCCACCTGATCTCGATCATCTACTCGGTTACCGAAGTCTGA
- a CDS encoding uncharacterized protein (EggNog:ENOG503P20E): MVSFRNIIAGTIALAAPAMAALTSTQIADTLKTLTARSQALQAPAQQITIINGPLIVVGLGPFPQIIQGFTEIITITTAAIPEIVATPRFELDADRKTVADAFREFVRVHQVLLNILIGKAGLFQTVPIIGQPVAAVLRQLESVVDSAAFALIDVVAGTNGVPEQANSLGNTIGIAIESYEGLQVTKRENVIPAAAIKAAPIGRRAQMIAA, translated from the exons ATGGTCTCTTTCCGCAACATCATCGCTGGCACTATTGCCCTTGCTGCCCCCGCCATGGCTGCTCTCACCTCCACCCAGATTGCCGATACGCTCAAGACCTTGACAGCCAGGTCCCAGGCTCTCCAGGCTCCCGCTCAGCagatcaccatcatcaacggcCCTCTCATCGTCGTTGGCCTTGGCCCTTTCCCT CAAATCATCCAAGGTTTCACTgagatcatcaccatcaccactgccGCCATCCCTGAGATTGTTGCCACCCCTAGATTCGAGCTCGACGCCGACCGGAAGACCGTTGCCGACGCCTTCCGTGAGTTTGTCCGCGTCCACCAGGTGCTTCTCAACATCTTGATCGGAAAGGCTGGCCTCTTCCAGACCGTCCCCATCATTGGACAGCCCGTTGCCGCCGTCCTTCGCCAGCTCGAgtctgttgttgat TCTGCTGCTTTTGCCCTCATCGATGTCGTCGCTGGCACCAACGGTGTCCCCGAGCAGGCCAACTCTCTCGGCAACACCATTGGCATTGCCATCGAGAGCTACGAGGGTCTCCAGGTTACCAAGCGTGAGAATGTCATTCCCGCTGCTGCCATCAAGGCCGCGCCCATCGGCCGCCGCGCTCAGATGATCGCTGCCTAA
- a CDS encoding uncharacterized protein (COG:I; EggNog:ENOG503NYIQ): MKPFPEALGGHTPKTFPFNLLRWRFLPIFLGLSYILYCKLTSQPIFAHPLPQHTGPYAVGAIDIESPVMPVRTIDTARFKATSTPAFDLQTVLFTVYYPTTYAAAKASTVKRHPWIPRPLYLRAQGYAKAAHISNWLVNKIFEIALKTLAGSITIPAAVDAPLSDTATRYSQFATSWDKAETQEQVLENAQVGGHPVIIFSHGTVSSRTDYSHYAGELAARGYVIVMLEHRDGSCPGSMIKRKGLPKEKRLIFDESEVETADGREISVEDFHKAQLSFREAEIEEAVRVMKLINMGRGADVYELNPRGEGVDLVNWAGRLNTDEMIVAGHSYGATGAMQALRGGPTPMRPFKGAIILDPGKQSGPLNRDINVPMLVVHSNSWSSKTSIFYGRAHFDTVKEIVEENNERGNPTWFMTSLGTSHPSVTDAPLLEPWILSFTTGATIDVYQGLRQYVHVAEDFLAFLGDGKARGLLAERAEFPQYDAGSGLGMWQPGQGDNQQAWEEKGEWWDWRSYWQIHVSPAGNGDKN, from the coding sequence ATGAAGCCATTCCCAGAAGCTCTCGGGGGCCACACCCCTAAGACCttccccttcaacctcctccgaTGGCGattcctccccatcttcctcggcctGAGCTACATCCTCTACTGTAAACTCACCTCCCAACCCATCTTCGcccacccactcccccaACACACTGGCCCCTACGCCGTCGGTGCAATCGATATCGAATCCCCCGTTATGCCCGTGCGCACCATCGACACAGCACGATTCAAGGCAACTTCCACCCCCGCCTTCGACCTCCAAACCGTCCTCTTCACCGTTTACTACCCCACCACctacgccgccgccaaagccTCAACCGTCAAACGCCACCCTTGGATCCCACGACCACTTTACCTCCGTGCTCAGGGTTACGCCAAGGCGGCGCACATCAGCAACTGGCTTGTCAATAAAATCTTCGAGATTGCACTCAAGACGCTGGCCGGgagcatcaccatccccgctGCGGTTGACGCCCCGCTAAGCGACACCGCGACGAGATACTCCCAGTTTGCGACTTCATGGGACAAGGCAGAGACACAGGAGCAGGTGCTGGAGAATGCACAGGTGGGAGGTCACCCGGTTATCATCTTTTCTCATGGGACTGTATCCAGTAGGACGGATTACTCCCATTATGCTGGGGAGCTCGCGGCGAGGGGGTACGTGATTGTTATGCTTGAGCATCGAGATGGGTCTTGCCCGGGGAGTATGATCAAGCGGAAGGGACTgccgaaggagaagaggctCATTTTCGATGAAAGTGAGGTTGAGACTgctgatgggagggagatcAGCGTGGAGGACTTCCACAAGGCGCAGCTCAGCTTTCGGGAGGCGGAGATTGAAGAGGCGGTTAGGGTTATGAAGTTGATCAATATGGGGCGAGGCGCCGATGTGTATGAGTTGAACCCCAGAGGCGAGGGGGTGGATCTTGTTAACTGGGCCGGGCGGTTGAACACAGATGAGATGATCGTTGCCGGACATAGTTATGGAGCGACTGGGGCCATGCAAGCTTTACGTGGAGGGCCGACGCCAATGAGGCCGTTCAAGGGCGCTATCATCCTTGACCCTGGGAAGCAAAGCGGTCCGTTGAACAGAGATATCAACGTCCCCATGCTTGTGGTGCACAGCAATTCTTGGAGCAGCAAGACGAGCATCTTTTATGGAAGGGCGCACTTTGACACGGTGAAGGAGATCGTGGAGGAGAATAATGAGAGGGGGAATCCGACCTGGTTTATGACTTCTCTGGGCACCTCGCATCCCAGTGTGACGGACGCGCCGTTATTGGAGCCTTGGATTCTGAGCTTCACGACTGGGGCAACAATTGATGTCTATCAGGGGTTGAGACAGTATGTACATGTTGCGGAGGACTTCTTGGCGTTTTTGGGTGATGGAAAGGCAAGGGGGTTGCTGGCTGAGAGGGCTGAGTTTCCTCAGTACGACGCTGGTTCtgggttggggatgtggCAGCCTGGTCAGGGTGATAACCAGCAGgcttgggaggagaagggggagtggtgggattGGAGGAGTTACTGGCAGATTCATGTGTCTCCTGCGGGAAATGGTGACAAGAACTGA
- a CDS encoding uncharacterized protein (EggNog:ENOG503NYXR; COG:V): MPHRVSSFRPSHIMDSLPSRLDSLRPKTVELMRIGGTPGLSLGATHQGTQVYFASYGYRDVE, translated from the exons ATGCCACATCGCGTATCTTCG TTCAGGCCATCCCACATCATGGACAGCCTCCCATCTAGACTTGATTCTCTGCGTCCAAAGACTGTGGAGCTGATGCGCATTGGTGGCACGCCTGGCCTCTCACTCGGTGCCACGCACCAGGGCACCCAAGTGTACTTCGCCAGCTACGGCTACCGCGATGTCGAGTAA
- a CDS encoding uncharacterized protein (EggNog:ENOG503P50M) has protein sequence MRFQAPQLGALGVTFTVMRASQFACLISVIGLCANFINEIATAEHSPPSELVGALTVAVTAIIYVIITYILYYDNMLSMLTTAGLDSLLLVASIVVASLIGKPLSMLNCAALPSSEWSSGLFSSAPSPIRSIITKTVSYISFVLLDQTTCYQIKAVWGLCITICLLFAFSTLACLGLWQRIRRETKNKDIEG, from the exons ATGCGGTTCCAAGCACCGCAGCTCGGCGCCTTGGGCGTCACCTTTACTGTCATGAGGGCATCACAGTTTGCGTGCCTCATTTCTGTCATTGGTCTTTGTGCCAACTTCATCAACGAGATTGCCACAGCCGAGCACAGTCCCCCATCAGAGCTTGTCGGTGCTCTGACAGTG GCCGTCACAGCCATAATCTATGTGATCATCACATACATCTTGTACTACGACAACATGCTCTCGATGCTGACCACTGCTGGTCTcgacagcctcctccttgttgCCTCCATCGTCGTAGCTTCCTTGATTGGAAAGCCCCTTTCCATGCTCAACTGCGCTGCTCTCCCATCCTCAGAATGGTCTTCCGGCCTGTTTTCGTCCGCACCTTCCCCAATCAGGTCGATCATCACCAAAACCGTTTCCTACATCAGCTTCGTTTTGCTTGACCAGACGACCTGCTACCAAATCAAGGCTGTGTGGGGATTGTGCATCACCATCTGCCTGCTCTTCGCCTTTTCCACACTGGCCTGCCTCGGCCTCTGGCAACGCATCCGTCGCGagaccaagaacaaggatATTGAGGGTTAG
- a CDS encoding uncharacterized protein (EggNog:ENOG503P50M), translated as MASTNSYYPSFPPPPLVPIRDRGNSRAPPAALLSVGNNNALGLSITQPRYSCESDASSINSVFTGGSPPTKGLRPPPRLHMRAPAKTMPTIPGSPTDEKEGQYQGLSPLASRVPVLTLTIPNTQATVTSPSNDKIPEEHKRVPTRLPCSPLSPIRGFMAARRNRRSGGVPVPPPIVVPSPPGRSSRFKEQTSPSPALETVIFSPPPIPSAPKKRKTVWEGWWDIGLLERMNTIKRKALPK; from the coding sequence ATGGCTTCCACCAATTCCTACTACCCAAgcttcccccctcctccactggTGCCCATCCGCGATCGCGGGAACAGCCGTGCTCCCCCTGCGGCTTTGCTTTCTGTTGGAAATAATAACGCCCTCGGTTTGTCAATCACTCAGCCTAGATACAGCTGTGAATCGGACGCATCTTCCATCAACAGCGTTTTCACTGGCGGCAGTCCCCCGACCAAAGGGCTGCGCCCACCGCCCAGGCTACACATGCGAGCGCCAGCCAAGACAATGCCGACGATCCCAGGGTCTCCCActgatgagaaggagggacAATATCAGGGCCTCTCCCCCCTGGCGTCTCGGGTCCCTGTGCTTACCTTGACAATTCCGAACACACAAGCAACAGTCACGTCTCCCAGCAACGACAAAATTCCTGAAGAACACAAACGGGTGCCAACTCGCCTTCCCTGTTCTCCTTTGTCGCCTATTAGAGGCTTCATGGCCGCTCGGCGCAACCGCAGGTCCGGCGGTGTGCCCGTCCCACCTCCTATCGTGGTCCCTTCGCCGCCAGGCAGGAGCTCTCGCTTCAAGGAGCAAACGAGTCCCAGTCCGGCGCTGGAGACGGTGATTTTCAGCCCACCCCCTATTCCTAGTGCTcccaagaagagaaagacgGTCTGggagggatggtgggatATCGGActgttggagaggatgaaCACCATCAAGAGAAAGGCGCTCCCTAAATAG
- a CDS encoding uncharacterized protein (EggNog:ENOG503PCPN; CAZy:GH7; COG:G) codes for MPLLSIFLLPLLLPSSLAQKKGNLSPETHPPFQWAQCTSPTNCTTINSSLVLDANWRWVHDDKYRNCVEQNPDGTQWWNPAVCDLGDESPASTNNCTSKCLLEGAGDYRWSYGITTTNATLMQKLVTRIEFATNYGSRLFLLEKKDRYQTFVLLGNELSFEVDLSTVGCGVNAALGFVAMDADGGVERHEPWNEAGAEYGTGYCDGWCQDRQRFVGGRAATNKPGARGYQWQSDGACCPEFAVWNSNAHSYSMSSHICENDDYEPCPGPWCDPTYYDPDERGVPPKCARKGCEYNPYRMGAKEFYGKGKLVDTTRNVVTRWEEDRQYQFFIQDGKRIDVPAPTWDGLPKQSGLSKEMCDVQANVFVEQDIWAVHDGWPTHQRQVLSRPMVLVTSIDAADWYTWNTWLDSSKIPPYDDRDPGVERGPCPWEDNEPSIARASNGQAKVVWSNIRFGPIGSTVEL; via the exons ATgcctctcctctccatcttcctcctccccctcctcctcccttcaTCCCTCGCCCAAAAGAAAGGCAACCTCAGCCCcgaaacccacccccccttccaatgGGCACAAtgcacctcccccaccaactGCACAACaatcaactcctccctcgtcctcgacgCCAACTGGCGCTGGGTCCACGACGACAAGTATCGCAACTGCGTGGAGCAAAACCCAGACGGCACCCAGTGGTGGAACCCCGCCGTTTGCGACCTAGGTGATGAAAGTCCTGCATCAACTAACAATTGTACCTCAAAGTGCCTTCTCGAAGGAGCCGGGGACTATCGTTGGAGCTATGGCATCACTACCACCAACGCCACCCTGATGCAGAAGCTGGTGACGAGGATCGAGTTCGCTACCAATTATGGTTCAAGGCTTTTcttgctggagaagaaggatagATACCAGACTTTTGTGCTGTTGGGGAATGAGCTTAGTTTTGAGGTGGATTTGTCGACTGTTGGGTGTGGGGTTAATGCTGCGTTGGGGTTTGTGGCTATGGAtgctgatgggggggtggagaggcaTGAGCCGTGGAATGAGGCTGGGGCGGAGTATGGGACTGGGTATTGTGACGGCTGGTGTCAGGATAGGCAGAGAtttgttggggggagggccGCGACGAATAAACCGGGGGCGCGGGGGTACCAGTGGCAGAGTGATGGGGCTTGTTGTCCCGAGTTTGCGGTTTG GAACTCGAACGCTCATTCATACTCGATGTCTTCGCATATTTGTGAGAATGATGATTATGAACCATGCCCCGGACCCTGGTGCGACCCGACGTATTATGATCCTGACGAGAGGGGGGTTCCACCAAAGTGTGCCAGGAAAGGGTGCGAGTACAACCCGTATAGGATGGGGGCGAAGGAGTTttatgggaaggggaagctGGTTGATACCACAAGGAA CGTTGTGACTCGTTGGGAAGAAGACCGTCAGTATCAGTTCTTTATCCAAGATGGGAAAAGGATTGATGTCCCAGCTCCAACGTGGGATGGGCTCCCAAAGCAAAGCGGCTTGAGTAAGGAAATGTGTGATGTACAGGCCAACGTCTTTGTGGAGCAAGACATCTGGGCTGTGCATGATGGCTGGCCGACACACCAAAGGCAGGTGTTGAGCCGGCCCATGGTGTTGGTCACATCGATTGATGCGGCTGAT TGGTATACGTGGAACACCTGGCTTGACTCATCCAAGATACCCCCTTATGATGACCGGGATCCTGGTGTCGAGCGTGGACCCTGTCCATGGGAGGATAATGAACCCTCGATTGCTCGAGCAAGCAATGGTCAGGC AAAGGTTGTGTGGTCCAACATCAGATTTGGGCCTATTGGGTCAACAGTTGAACTGTGA